In Glycine soja cultivar W05 chromosome 10, ASM419377v2, whole genome shotgun sequence, the genomic stretch atttttaatttcttaaacaaGTGTTATTACTTTTCAATTCtttcttaataaaatttctGTATAGTATACTGTTTTTCTTCCTATATACTACTTTCATTACCATGTATAATGTCATTCCAACTAattcacatataattttttacagttaaaatttatgataaataaatattttttaatatctaaattatattttgaatttacgataaataatttatattatgataaaaaagttgattaataaaaactaaaacagacAAGTGATTAAGAAAACTAAATATATGAACAAAGACAATGAGAGTGGGtcgataaagaaatatattaggttagttattaaattaaattaaaattgagatatatatgaaatgaataaataaaatataaatgcttAATATATAGGATTCTGATAAGACATATAATTCAACGGGAATGATAGTAATTCTTAAAATGTTCATTTGAGAATAAgtcctaaaaataatttttttcaagaataatttctaaaaataatctaaatattgaagtttgaaaaagttataattttgaAGTGGATTAAATTTCAATAGCTTTTCTACAAAAAtatcaaagttaaaaataattacatcactatttaaattatttattataaatctaaaatataatttatatatcaaaGATTCATAAATTATACATGTAATGtgattcatatatttaaaattatttatttattattaattttaattatataacataaatatttattttataaaatgtgaAAGCGAAAATACTAGCATCAAATATTAATCTCATAAAAAGTTACTAAAGTAATTtagcttaattattttaaaaaaatgtaaaaattattataaactttttaataatgaattcaattcttaagaataaaaaaataaaataaaaatctcataACAAGCTTATGGTTCTACTTGAACCAATGCAAAAGGTGATGGTGTTTGGTGTTTCCTAACCAACCTATTCCGATAGTCTTTGCCTCGGGATCCATCTTTTCATAGATAGTGATCCCTACCCTATCCTACCTACCAATCAATACATGGATCGTTTACAACTTCAGGTGAGTATATTAGCTGTAGTTACGGTAATTTGCGGCCCAATAACGcttaaaggatttttttttctgaagttAAACGAGTTTAATCTACATGcatattcaattatttatataaaaaaaaaataaaaaatatacattttaaaaaaatgtaaattaaaaaataaagatattctgAGCTAGCTGGTGAATTATTTTGGCCAAACTATAGTAAAAGATTTTATAAACGAGGATAAAAAAGTTTGCAAACCAATCCATGAGTTGGCCTATTTAACTGAAAgcttaaatgaaatgaaacattgggcAATTTAAATTTAGGCCTACATAAATTGGTCCATTTAACTATAATTTAGTGCAAATTGGGTAAATCCGCAAACTCAACACTATTATTTTGGTTTGAGACCACCGATATCTCGTATGAGAGGCAATCATTCTTAAGTAAAGCAGAACTACTGTTGTAACTAATTGAGTCATCATGGCAGCTACTTAGCTATGGTAGGCCTAGGGCCTATATCTctgttacaaaaaaaatgacacaAACGATGAATTAGTAGTTTAGCCAACCCGAAATTTAATAACCATacataattagaataaaaattaatgtttttttactatAAGACTCCTGCATTAAAATCTGTATAGTTTCGTAACCGACATCTTCGTAACTAACTAACCCAACAATAATTAATTGCATTGAAAGTGAACTACCATCTGAGAcccaataataattatttacattaaAAGTGAATTGCACAATCTGTGAGCAATCTATTGACACAAAACTGAGACAAAACTTCTCTGCAACATTAGGACTATAAATTCAGAAATGACCACCTCGGTAAAACATTTATATGACCACAAGTCCACAGCTTTCGGCCCCCAATTAATTGTACGAGCAATTGTTgctaaagaaagaaaagaaccaCTCACTGAAATTTGTGCACATATGAAGAAAACTGACCAAAAAAAGCTGCAGCAGAATTCATGAGCCTCGTCAATGCCAACAAGAGATGTTACTTGATACAGTACATTCACTGATTCACAATCCTAGCATTCATTCATTCCCAATCAAAAATCACTTTATCATACATCAAAATGGCCCAAACCAATAGTcaagaaaagaaacaataaatacaGTACCCCATGTAATTCATCTACTTTCAAAACAACCTATTGATAGTTGCAACATAGTTGGGATATCAATAAATGAAGGCAAGTCAgccagaaaataaaatagatcacGAAATCTAACACAAGATAGATATCCCAGTATAGTATAGAAAAATAGTACTACATTGTAGCcaaattgtgtgtgtgtgtgtgtttgcaCTCTACACATTAAAAAGAACCTTAATGAGAAGCTGGTTGCAAAGAAGTTCTAGTAGAGTGCTCAGAAGCATTGGCAAGGCCTTGCAACATTCTCAAAATCTCACTTGTGTCTTCCAAATAATACTTTGCCTTGCTAGGTTTCTGGCCAACAGTGCATGGAAACACTTCAGCAACTGGAGATAGGGTTGCCTTTGCATTCATGATTACCCCAAACATGTCCTCGTCTGATCTGTCATCTCCAATGCATAGAACAAAATCTGGAAACACTCCCTTTTGTTGCATTGTTAAGAGAAGACGTTCTGCTACAATACCCTTACTCACACCCTGCACCAAAAGTTGAACAACAAGAGGAGATAATCAACCCAACCACATTTCATGACCAAATATTAGAATTAATTCCTGTGATCTACACAAGTTCTTTAGAAGGAATCCAATCCCAAATGCACTCCAATTGTTTTGAACAGAATATTATGGAACAAACAGCAGTCAACTATGCAAACATAGAACATAACAGGGTTGTCAAAACATGGTTCTGGGCCAGTTATGAGCACCACTACAATTAAATCACCTTGAAGGTCCAAATCCAAAGATCCTTTCTGATTAAAGAGGCCACACAAGTCACAACTATAAgatgtatataaaatataaacttcttcaattataaatatgagtaacctaaaaatgactaaaagtggaatttttttttttactgaccTGAGGTTTCACTTCAACAATGTTTGGACTACTTTTAACAGAAACAGGCTCATTGGCAAGAACACTTTCCAGATGATCAAAAAGCTCCTTAGCTTGGCATGAACCAAAGTCTCGGTCTGCATACTCGTAATTCCAAACTAGAGCACTTTCTTTGGCCTCTATGTTTGAACCATCAGTTGTTTCCATATATAACTGCATAACCGGCTCAGCAATCTGTTTCCACTCAAAATCAGGTACTGGAATACAAGTATCCCATTCTGCATTTCGATTTGTCctggataaaaaaagataaagttcAGTTAAGCTAGCTCTGCCAAGGAAAAGCACTTTTCCTCAACATTCTCTCATACATAAATTGAAACAGTGAGTTTATTTTGCtgttaatgatgaaaaaaatcCAATATGATCCCTCAATCCAATCAAATTTTGGACAAAAAGAATCAAATTGCATCAttcttaaaattaacaaaataaacaagTAAAAAGAACCATTAATATGATTTGCAGTAACCACAAACTCTTCCTGCTCCTAACACACACAAGGAAAGAGGatatacctcacaaaataaccATGCTCTGCAGCGATTCCCATCCTTTCACAAGAAGAAAACCATTCAGTAAGAGTCTTTCTCTCCCTTCCACTTACAATGAAAACACAATTCTTGGTGTCCCTGCACAAGATGTTCAAGATGCTAACGGCTTCAGCATTAGGTGTTAAACTCATCGACCCAGGCTGCACCATAGTGCCATCATAATCCAAAAGAATTGCTCGGTGCTTGGTCCTCTTATAAGCTGAAACAATATGTTCCACAGATAGCTTTCTAAAGTTTGGATCCAAAGCAATCACTCGGAAGCCTAAACCAAAACCAATTCCCCAGCATCTCCTCCTCAGATGATCTCTACATGCCCTTTCCAGATCCTGCAAGAAGCTACGTGCCCAATACGCAACATCATGTGTACTAACATACCTATAATGCTTCTCATGCCGCATCTGCTTTTCAGCCTCTGGGACCATCAACGCAGAATCCATAGCTTCAGCGACAGAATCAATGTTCCATGGATTCACTCGAATTGCCCCACTTAACGAAGGGGAGCAGCCAATAAACTCAGACACCACCAGCATACTCTTCTTTTGAGTAAGCGGGTCTGTCCCTAAAATCTCATCTATCTTCTCATTTCCTTGTCTACAAATGATATATTCATAGGGTATAAGGTTCATCCCATCTCTCACTGCTGTAACAAGGCAACATTCTGCAATCACATAATAAGCAATTCGCTCATAACTCTGAAGTGGTGTATCAATCAAGACTACAGGTGTGTATCCAGGCCTTCCAAATGCATTATTTATCCTCTTCATCGTGGCATAAGTTTCACTTTGTACCTCCTGCACATCCTTTCCACGGCCTCTTGCAGGGTTAGCAATTTGGACCAGAACAACTCTGCCCCTCTTATCAGGATGTTGTAAAAGCAATTGTTCCATGGCCAAAAGTTTTAAGCTGATTCCTTTGAAGATATCCATGTCATCCACCCCGAGCAGCACAGTTTGATCTCTGAACTGTTTTTTTAACTCTGCAACCTTGCTTTCTGTCTCAGGATGACTCATGACAGATTGGAGCTGACCTATATGAATACCAACAGGAAGAATCTTAATGCTTACTGTTCTTCCATAGTACTCAAGGCCAATGTAGCCACGCTTGGATTGGTAAGAAATCCCAAGCATTCTGCTGCAACAGGAGAGGAAATGCCTGGCATAATCAAAAGTATGAAACCCAATAAGGTCAGAATTCAGAAGAGCTCTAAGAAGTTCATCCCTAACAGGAAGGGTTCGGTATATCTCAGACGAAGGAAATGGACTATGGAGGAAGAATCCTAGCCTCACCCTGTTAAATCTCTTTCTCAAAAATGTAGGAAGTACCATCAGATGGTAGTCATGAACCCACACAAAGTCATCATCAGGGCTGATGACTTCCATCACTTTATCCGCAAATATCTTGTTCACAGAAAGGTAAGCTTGCCAAAGGGACCTATCGAATCGACCACCAAGATCAGGTGACAGGGGAAGCATGTAGTGAAACAAAGGCCATAGATGTTGTTTGCAGAATCCATGATAGAATTTACTAAAAAGCTCAGGAGGGAGGAACGTTGGCACACATTTGAAAGTGTCAAGCAAGTACAGAGCAACATCATCTTGCTCACTTGGCTCAATCTCTTCTTTAAGACAACCAATATAGATAGTTTCCACATCATCCCCAAGACCATCTTTCAGCTGTAAAAGAAGTGAGTCCTCATCCCATGTGAACTCCCAAGTACCGTTGTCTTTTCTGTGTGCCTTTAATGGAAGCTGGTTACCAACAATGATCATCCTCTCTTGAGAGACTGAGGATGGAGTATCAGAGCAAACACTGTTGCTGGTTTCATCATCTAATTCAGACAGTACTCCAGCAACAGTTGCCACTCGAGGGAGCCTTTTCTTCTCACGACTGAAAGTCGGGGAGCCACAAGAAGTAAGATCTAACAAGTTAGAATATGACCTTGAAACCATTTTGATGATGGCCAAATGATAAGCTTTGGTGGACAAGATGCAGAAGCAGGCTTCTATTAATTGTTCACTTCACAGTCCTTCAAACAACCATAATAAGGATGAAATTTCagaaatctgaaaaacaaattaaatgccATTTATAGCACGAAACTAATAAGTCCAGCAGAATCAATAAAACCTAATGTTACATTACAAGAAAGGTCCATAACAAAAGTTTGGTATGTTTTCTTTACACCtaaggatttaaaaaaaatcaggttTGGCACATAGTACTCATGAGAAAAGAGCAGAGAGGGAGATAAATCTAAAATCTCACACTAGAACCCCTTCAGCTGGGATTGACAGTAGTAGTATACTTTAATGACAAATTATATTTCGAAGAATACCACGTTGAACAAAAAAGGTAACCATAATAACAATTTGAGAAAATCCTAAATAGACAACATTTGAATCTATGAATAGAATTATTAATAATACCAcctaccaaaaagaaaaattcatccACTAACACTGAGAATTGAAGCAACGTTGAGGATGGCTGCGTGAACACTTAAATGGATCCAAACACcaagatatataaaaaatgcaagATTAGCCCACCTTCCTTTGATGAACGAAGAAGCTCAAGAGAGGCCAAACTAGCCCAAAAGATGAATGAACGAATGAACAGAAGAGCAAGAAAGGAAGAAACTTTTCTCAACAGCAATGAAGAAAAATCCTAACCCTTGAAAACAACAAGCAAAAGAGAGGTGTGAGTTGTGATATGAGAGacagacagcaaaagattcttcttttctttctcttctcagtcacacacacaaacacttcACCTGAGTGAGCAATGGTGTCAACTGGGAATCCCTTTTTCTCTTACTTTTGttacaaaaacagaaaattcaTAGTGATATTTTTTGCCTATTACACCCAACTAACGACAAATTGGGATGTCTTTATACAAAGAACTTGATTCTCTCCTCCCCTCAAATCTCACTATGCCTATGTCTCTATCTCAGTGATGTGTGATGACATGACTACCCCAAAACAGTGAACTCCAACATCCTTAACCACGGTTAGTTTTTTCTTAATGAAAGATTAACTCCACCTAACCCTCCTCAAATGTGACGGTGGTGCTTCACTGCCACCACTAAGACATGCTTAATGCACACTAGAGCGCGTGTAAGCACATcaccattcattttttttccagttCCAGCATATATTCCCTTGTCACTCTCTTGTGTACAAAGTGGGCTTGTCTGGTTTTTTTAGGTTCAAATATTATTCTAACTGACTCGTGAAATTAATTTAACGCAAAGTAGTGTTTAAGTTTCTTAAATTGTGATTTGGACATGGTTAATGCCTGCTTGAAcagaattaattttattatgatttctgGTCAGAGTCACATAGGAATAACTCATTAATTCTTTTGTGCATATTGTTTCGaaaatatttgaacaatttcattttaaaatttaactttagTAAATTTTCTAACAACATTCCTAATAAGAGTTGTTTATAGAAATCTTACAATTAAGAACTAACTCTTGTATAATTTTACCAATGGAGAAATTCGCGTGGTaattcttaaaaagaaaatctaattttaactttttaacaatttatttttagaaagaaattaattgaaattctcAAATTTTATATAGTATTGTaaggcttatatatatatatatatatatatccaacaACTCTACCATAATAATATTGGAGATTCTCTTGAACAATGTACTAATTATGctgtattaaaattaaatgttagttttattttgtagAAATTATTGACAAGCACGACCTTAGAATTTGCTGCAGAGTATATTACACGCGCAATGTTAGTGAACAACATTGCAACATGtgtctttgttaaaaaaaaagtgtcaatGGATAGAGATTATTTTATGAACAAAGTGATTCTTAATTGTTGTTCCGGGTCACGACATAtttggctgattttttttttttttaaaaaaaagagactgTAGAAAAATATTGCTCTTTCAAAACAGGCTAATCCAAATATGCATTCAAATCTTAAGCATTATCATGCAAATATTTGGAAGAAGAGAATATAAGAGAGggataaattatgtaaaaacgTACGTTATAATAGAATACAACAGATTTTTTTGACAGGTAGAATACAACAATTACATAAATGACATAAATGTTACTACCATTATCATGTACATAAGTGTGATGCAACATATATAtcaatttatgtttttgaacattttattataaaaattacgtaaaataaatatagtttatggtaaatattaatttaaatttttgttaatgtttagactatttaagttattttcaccaaaaatataaaatctaatCTGAAatctgttataaaaaaattattgcttaCTTATgatatttaatgtttaaaataattgtaaaatactcactttaaaacatttatatatatatatatatatatatatatgttttaaattaaCATCTTTGAAAAAAAGGGGTGGTTCTTTCCTTCATTTCACAGGTTTATTTTTACACAACGAGGACGtgcttctttaaaaaaaaaaaattatggcgTCATTGAGCATTGGAAACCCATTTTAGATTTTCTATCATTATATCATTTTGTAACCCTTCTCTTTTACTCTTTGTGCCGTGCACGAGCCTTTTTTATTTGACTTCCTTTTCAGTCATGGAGCCTCAagctaaaaattattattattattattttatcgtaGTTGCTTATTTGCTGTTCGCGGTGGAGAATAAGAAATTGTGACAGAGACGTTTAGTTTTAATGaatgtataattttaagaaactaagctaaaaattatcaaaatttagttcaatcaataaattttattccaaCATCTCAATCAAATTCCCTTTGTTTGAatgacatgtattttttttagacccctaatttttaataatatatggtcattaattttttttccaaaagaatataaatattagttaaaaagaCCTCACCTCAAAACCACTTTAgagctaaaaatatattaaactaaCCCTATTCTTTGGTTTGAGCCCATCATATTGAAAACTTCAGAATTCAATACTTATAACGAATTAGAATAGATCAATTATTTTATAGAACCAAATCAATCTAAGACTTTGAATCTGACTCGTTAACAtccttaatttatatatttcttttttttcctatttagcTTTTAATCCAAAT encodes the following:
- the LOC114369417 gene encoding alpha,alpha-trehalose-phosphate synthase [UDP-forming] 5-like, with translation MVSRSYSNLLDLTSCGSPTFSREKKRLPRVATVAGVLSELDDETSNSVCSDTPSSVSQERMIIVGNQLPLKAHRKDNGTWEFTWDEDSLLLQLKDGLGDDVETIYIGCLKEEIEPSEQDDVALYLLDTFKCVPTFLPPELFSKFYHGFCKQHLWPLFHYMLPLSPDLGGRFDRSLWQAYLSVNKIFADKVMEVISPDDDFVWVHDYHLMVLPTFLRKRFNRVRLGFFLHSPFPSSEIYRTLPVRDELLRALLNSDLIGFHTFDYARHFLSCCSRMLGISYQSKRGYIGLEYYGRTVSIKILPVGIHIGQLQSVMSHPETESKVAELKKQFRDQTVLLGVDDMDIFKGISLKLLAMEQLLLQHPDKRGRVVLVQIANPARGRGKDVQEVQSETYATMKRINNAFGRPGYTPVVLIDTPLQSYERIAYYVIAECCLVTAVRDGMNLIPYEYIICRQGNEKIDEILGTDPLTQKKSMLVVSEFIGCSPSLSGAIRVNPWNIDSVAEAMDSALMVPEAEKQMRHEKHYRYVSTHDVAYWARSFLQDLERACRDHLRRRCWGIGFGLGFRVIALDPNFRKLSVEHIVSAYKRTKHRAILLDYDGTMVQPGSMSLTPNAEAVSILNILCRDTKNCVFIVSGRERKTLTEWFSSCERMGIAAEHGYFVRTNRNAEWDTCIPVPDFEWKQIAEPVMQLYMETTDGSNIEAKESALVWNYEYADRDFGSCQAKELFDHLESVLANEPVSVKSSPNIVEVKPQGVSKGIVAERLLLTMQQKGVFPDFVLCIGDDRSDEDMFGVIMNAKATLSPVAEVFPCTVGQKPSKAKYYLEDTSEILRMLQGLANASEHSTRTSLQPASH